Proteins from a genomic interval of Papaver somniferum cultivar HN1 chromosome 4, ASM357369v1, whole genome shotgun sequence:
- the LOC113273941 gene encoding bifunctional TH2 protein, mitochondrial-like, whose product MVYTFSQSCWASCYEEAVCCLCSPLNVCLASGDLHKRDFHHCINQWGHFLIAFPQAFDIVLESLEDQQEDVQAAILERRNFITQELQWHASFIQECDLDPTAETTQHSVTAKYVNFLLATASGNQDMVHLEIPTPAEKLKIAAHVLSAITPCVRVSATLAKLIKPLTRRNKRPRRFNMSIDRCSSDEFEALTVQTERLLDWLSNSLTDEERKVLGEVYHQAMKLEVEFFYSRLSVPTKLIPVSLLHNREECLLLFSVFDFACTAVDSLQGLEQMT is encoded by the exons ATGGTTTATACATTCTCACAATCATGTTGGGCATCGTGTTATGAAGAAGCTGTGTGTTGTTTATGCTCACCTCTGAATGTTTGTTTGGCTTCTGGAGATTTGCATAAGAGAGATTTTCATCATTGCATCAATCAATGGGGTCATTTCTTGATTGCTTTTCCACAGGC TTTTGATATAGTGTTAGAATCTTTAGAGGATCAGCAAGAGGATGTACAGGCTGCAATCTTGGAGAGGAGGAATTTTATTACACAAGAACTCCAATGGCATGCTTCATTCATCCAA GAGTGCGATTTAGACCCTACAGCAGAGACCACTCAGCACTCTGTGACAGCCAAATACGTTAACTTCTTGTTAGCCACTGCGTCTGGTAATCAAGATATGGTACATCTTGAAATTCCAACGCCAGCTGAGAAGTTGAAGATTGCTGCTCATGTTCTTAGTGCTATAACGCCATGTGTGCGGGTCTCTGCCACGCTTGCTAAGCTTATTAAGCCACTCACTAGACGTAACAAACGACCTCGCCGATTCAATATGTCGATCGATAGATGCTCCTCTGATGAATTCGAG GCCTTAACTGTGCAAACTGAGAGGTTACTTGATTGGCTAAGCAACTCTTTGACGGACGAAGAGCGTAAAGTTCTGGGGGAGGTTTATCATCAAGCTATGAAGCTTGAAGTAGAGTTTTTCTATTCTCGCCTGTCTGTGCCTACTAAGCTCATCCCTGTATCACTCCTGCATAATCGTGAGGAGTGTCTCCTGCTATTTTCTGTTTTTGACTTTGCATGCACTGCTGTGGATTCTTTGCAAGGGTTAGAACAAATGACATAG